A single window of Oreochromis aureus strain Israel breed Guangdong linkage group 7, ZZ_aureus, whole genome shotgun sequence DNA harbors:
- the ccdc62 gene encoding coiled-coil domain-containing protein 62, with translation MIQIEQILVKSCNDVMEKGKRLSTNESAPGKASACSLWSNDASGERWHSTPVKTKNEGVSLDVHQIPGRNSFKKDSRPKQGTIGTPPILADTFCTPSMQETKFTATDLSSTIIQRQRRELHLLMAELKDRETELNAMAASHLKQHHAWEQYRQRVLTLEQNCARLDEEVQMRNEVIRVLTKHVRVVETREKEAQKELDEARQQICELEKEQQHISEKSQDFQEKNQSLNSTVMALSTQVGSLQVREEELSSMLKLKDQDVAKASSYILDLSGRLQDLETSLKESRSQESKLLKDLQENKVSYKEARHEVTQLKKELQQQVTQSSTQREEIIRLKQELQLLHRDALTGEGNSWKDELLELSHSKQERLMSELRCLRQVCENQQNDLQLMQLNCETLKGKTSQGLLGSQDELTCNYPKDESPSSLRGKNLKSMYDDLPADALQSSNNCDQGVFSAYLMDDGPLSRCSLQQLLDESRLVVAGSGNSILRLHSSLQNSSQTTSPAPPKVCPQHSTNQPVNHVDLMTQLKN, from the exons ATGATACAGATTGAACAGATTTTAGTTAAAAGCTGTAATGATGTGATGGAGAAAGGGAAAAGACTGTCCACAAATGAAAGTGCTCCTGGAAAAGCCTCAGCCTGTTCCCTCTGGTCAAATG ATGCTTCAGGTGAGCGGTGGCATAGCACTCCAGTTAAAACG AAAAATGAAGGTGTTTCACTTGATGTACACCAAATACCTGGTCGAAACAGCTTTAAGAAGGACAGCAGACCAAAACAGGGCACCATAGGCACCCCTCCCATCTTAGCAGATACCTTCTGTACTCCCAGCATGCAGGAAACTAAG TTTACTGCAACTGATCTGAGCAGCACCATCATCCAGAGGCAAAGAAGGGAGCTGCACCTGCTGATGGCTGAGTTAAAGGACCGGGAAACAGAGTTAAATGCCATGGCTGCTTCCCATCTTAAGCAGCATCATGCCTGGGAACAGTACCGCCAGAGGGTGCTGACCTTGGAGCAGAACTGTGCCCGTTTAGATG aggAAGTGCAGATGCGTAACGAGGTGATCAGAGTCTTGACTAAACATGTGCGGGTGGTGGAAACCAGGGAGAAGGAGGCCCAGAAGGAACTCGACGAAGCCCGACAGCAGATCTGTGAGCTTGAAAAGGAGCAGCAGCACATCAGTGAAAAATCCCAAGACTTTCAG GAGAAGAACCAGAGTCTCAACTCCACAGTCATGGCTCTGTCCACACAAGTCGGCTCTCTGCAGGTCAGGGAGGAGGAGCTCAGTTCCATGCTCAAACTCAAG GACCAAGATGTGGCAAAAGCCTCGAGTTATATACTCGATCTCTCAGGGCGCCTGCAAGACCTTGAGACATCTCTGAAGGAGAGTCGCTCACAGGAAAGCAAGCTCCTGAAAGACCTGCAGGAGAATAAAGTGTCTTACAAGGAAGCCAGACATGAAGTCACACAGCTCAAAA AGGAGCTACAGCAGCAGGTAACACAGAGCAGCACCCAGAGAGAGGAGATCATCCGCCTCAAGCAAGAACTCCAGCTGCTTCACAGGGATGCCCTGACAG GGGAGGGAAACAGCTGGAAAGATGAGCTGCTGGAACTGTCCCACTCCAAACAGGAACGCCTCATGTCTGAGCTCCGCTGCCTACGACAG gtttgTGAGAATCAGCAGAATGACCTGCAGCTGATGCAGCTGAATTGTGAAACCCTGAAGGGGAAGACCAGTCAGGGATTACTGGGCAG cCAGGATGAGTTAACATGTAACTATCCGAAGGATGAGTCACCTTCTTCACTCAGAGGGAAGAACTTAAAATCTATGTATGATGATCTGCCTGCAGATGCTCTTCAAAGCTCAAACAACTGTGACCAGGGAGTCTTCTCAGCTTACTTGATGGAT GATGGCCCTCTTTCCAGATGctctctgcagcagctgttAGATGAGTCCAGGCTGGTTGTTGCTGGTTCAGGGAACAGCATCCTGAGACTCCACAGTTCTTTACAGAATAGCAGCCAAACG ACCAGTCCAGCTCCACCCAAAGTTTGTCCTCAACATAGCACCAACCAGCCAGTAAATCACGTGGACTTGATGACTCAGCTGAAGAATTGA
- the denr gene encoding density-regulated protein isoform X1, protein MATTEMDSGSSESRSEQGTADPDSKYPMKVLYCGVCSLPTEYCEYMPEPAKCRQWLEKNFPDVFARMTVGPAANAPKQEPGTGDAPPAGEEEEKKKQKRGGRGQIKQKKKTVPQKVTIAKIPRAKKKYVTRVCGLATFDIDLKEAQRFFAQKFSCGASVTAEDEIIIQGDFTDDIIDVIQEKWPEVDDDSIDDLGEVKK, encoded by the exons ATGGCTACTACTGAGATGGATTCTGGGTCCTCAGAAAGCAGATCAGAGCAAGGGACAGCTGACCCTGATTCAAAGTACCCAATGAAAGTTCTTTATTGTGGAG tgtGCTCTCTGCCTACAGAG TACTGTGAGTACATGCCTGAGCCAGCTAAATGTAGGCAGTGGCTGGAGAAGAACTTTCCAGATGTGTTTGCCAGGATGACTGTAG GTCCAGCAGCGAATGCGCCCAAGCAGGAACCGGGCACTGGAGATGCTCCTCCTGCAGGcgaagaggaggaaaagaagaaacagaagagAG GTGGAAGAGGCCAgatcaaacagaaaaagaagactGTGCCTCAGAAAGTTACAATAGCAAAGATCCCAAGAGCCAAGAAGAAGTACGTCACACGGGTGTGTGGCCTGGCGACATTTG ACATCGACCTTAAAGAGGCTCAGAGATTCTTTGCCCAGAAATTCTCTTGTGGTGCCTCGGTTACAGCAGAGGATGAAATAATCATTCAGGGAGATTTTACAGACGACATAATTGACGTCATTCAAGAGAAGTGGCCTGAG GTGGATGATGACAGCATCGATGATCTGGGTGAAGTCAAGAAGTGA
- the denr gene encoding density-regulated protein isoform X2, with protein MATTEMDSGSSESRSEQGTADPDSKYPMKVLYCGVCSLPTEYCEYMPEPAKCRQWLEKNFPDVFARMTVAANAPKQEPGTGDAPPAGEEEEKKKQKRGGRGQIKQKKKTVPQKVTIAKIPRAKKKYVTRVCGLATFDIDLKEAQRFFAQKFSCGASVTAEDEIIIQGDFTDDIIDVIQEKWPEVDDDSIDDLGEVKK; from the exons ATGGCTACTACTGAGATGGATTCTGGGTCCTCAGAAAGCAGATCAGAGCAAGGGACAGCTGACCCTGATTCAAAGTACCCAATGAAAGTTCTTTATTGTGGAG tgtGCTCTCTGCCTACAGAG TACTGTGAGTACATGCCTGAGCCAGCTAAATGTAGGCAGTGGCTGGAGAAGAACTTTCCAGATGTGTTTGCCAGGATGACTGTAG CAGCGAATGCGCCCAAGCAGGAACCGGGCACTGGAGATGCTCCTCCTGCAGGcgaagaggaggaaaagaagaaacagaagagAG GTGGAAGAGGCCAgatcaaacagaaaaagaagactGTGCCTCAGAAAGTTACAATAGCAAAGATCCCAAGAGCCAAGAAGAAGTACGTCACACGGGTGTGTGGCCTGGCGACATTTG ACATCGACCTTAAAGAGGCTCAGAGATTCTTTGCCCAGAAATTCTCTTGTGGTGCCTCGGTTACAGCAGAGGATGAAATAATCATTCAGGGAGATTTTACAGACGACATAATTGACGTCATTCAAGAGAAGTGGCCTGAG GTGGATGATGACAGCATCGATGATCTGGGTGAAGTCAAGAAGTGA
- the LOC116313173 gene encoding hydroxycarboxylic acid receptor 2-like: MLQQSFPLMGQKMNLTVADLCCAFESPILDQVLPPVLILEFMFGLTGNFVALWMFIFHMDTWKPNAVYLTHLAVADSIVLFCLPFRADYYRRGKNWLYGDIPCRILLFLLAANRAAGIFFLTAVAVDRYFKIVHPSNRINQMGLGYAFWVSFGLWCLIFLATGYLLADQHFFYNNNRTQCESFNICMGFSPLSTWHNTFYVVQFFLPTAIVAFCTIRITWQLRIRTVDKKGKIKRAVQFILAVALIFIICFFPSTISRIAVWVLKVWYNECKYFEEANLAFYTSVCFTYFNSVLNPVLYYFSSPAFSGAFNKVLNKLLRRSSDKDETKLSENDISTIDGRRL, translated from the coding sequence ATGTTGCAGCAGTCGTTTCCTCTGATGGGTCAGAAGATGAATCTCACAGTCGCAGATCTCTGTTGTGCCTTCGAATCTCCCATCCTGGACCAAGTTTTGCCTCCAGTTCTCATCCTGGAGTTCATGTTTGGACTAACGGGGAACTTTGTCGCCCTGTGGATGTTCATCTTTCACATGGACACGTGGAAGCCCAACGCTGTGTACCTCACTCACCTGGCAGTTGCAGACTCCATCGTGCTCTTCTGCCTGCCTTTCCGAGCAGATTACTACAGGCGTGGGAAAAACTGGCTCTACGGTGACATCCCGTGTCGCATCTTGCTCTTTCTGCTGGCAGCCAACCGCGCAGCTGGAATCTTTTTCCTCACGGCCGTGGCTGTGGATCGTTACTTCAAGATCGTCCACCCGTCGAATCGGATCAACCAAATGGGGCTGGGCTATGCTTTCTGGGTCTCGTTTGGCCTCTGGTGCTTGATTTTCCTTGCTACGGGGTACCTTCTTGCTGATCAGCACTTTTTCTACAACAACAACCGTACGCAGTGTGAGAGTTTCAACATCTGCATGGGCTTTAGTCCCCTTTCCACCTGGCATAACACTTTTTATGTTGTCCAGTTTTTCCTGCCCACTGCCATCGTGGCCTTCTGCACCATCAGAATTACATGGCAGCTGAGAATCCGGACTGTGGACAAAAAGGGGAAAATCAAACGGGCCGTTCAGTTCATCCTGGCTGTGGCTTTAATCTTTATCATCTGCTTTTTCCCCAGCACCATATCGCGTATCGCAGTGTGGGTCCTCAAGGTATGGTACAATGAATGTAAATACTTTGAAGAAGCCAACCTGGCATTCTACACATCGGTGTGTTTCACTTACTTCAACAGTGTCCTCAACCCTGTTTTGTATTATTTCTCGAGCCCTGCCTTCAGTGGAGCCTTCAACAAGGTCCTTAACAAACTGTTGAGAAGAAGCAGCGACAAAGATGAGACAAAGTTATCAGAGAATGACATTTCCACCATAGATGGTAGAAGGCTGTAA